A region of Bacteroidia bacterium DNA encodes the following proteins:
- a CDS encoding DUF819 family protein, whose product MYSTVSQVFYILCWIFSPYFIQKACKRWVYLDAVGPVVLCYTAGFMLSQIFQASTDLAQRISEVALSLGMPCLLFSVSVRRWFMESRRFLVGYALAVVAVCASAIITCIVIFPNYIDNAEMAGMLVGDYTGGTPNLIAIGKALQVPETLLVNMNTVDVLIGGGYFLLLLGPLPKVLKKIFEFRGKTMFNQETNQILDNNVIQNPSWKHYVLGIILAAIGAGITLGASELIYGSLNPVFVILGITSVAIAFSLIPAIHKLPGTHIAGEYLILMFCVGMGGMVSLEQMGNMGGEVAQFMGSVLLLSIIFHYISCWIVGIDSDVTIVTNVAAIFNPAFVPPVVQAIKKPEMLFSGIAMGLLGFAIGNYLGITLSLWLRSILSNG is encoded by the coding sequence ATGTATAGTACTGTTAGTCAGGTATTTTATATTTTATGCTGGATATTTTCACCATACTTTATCCAGAAAGCTTGTAAGCGTTGGGTTTATTTAGATGCCGTAGGCCCTGTGGTATTATGCTATACTGCCGGATTTATGTTAAGCCAAATATTTCAGGCTTCAACGGATTTAGCCCAGCGGATTTCGGAAGTTGCGCTATCATTAGGGATGCCTTGCTTACTATTTTCAGTAAGCGTTCGTAGATGGTTTATGGAAAGCCGCCGGTTTTTAGTGGGATATGCACTGGCGGTTGTAGCGGTATGTGCCTCAGCAATCATAACTTGTATAGTAATCTTTCCAAATTATATAGATAATGCAGAAATGGCGGGTATGTTAGTAGGAGATTATACCGGTGGCACACCCAATTTAATTGCTATCGGAAAGGCTCTTCAGGTTCCGGAAACATTATTGGTAAACATGAATACGGTGGATGTACTGATTGGCGGAGGGTATTTTTTGCTGTTATTAGGCCCATTACCTAAAGTACTGAAAAAAATATTTGAATTTCGGGGAAAAACGATGTTTAACCAAGAAACTAACCAAATTTTGGATAATAATGTTATCCAAAACCCTTCTTGGAAACATTATGTATTAGGTATCATACTCGCTGCTATTGGTGCGGGAATAACACTTGGGGCTTCGGAGCTGATTTATGGGTCATTAAATCCGGTATTTGTGATTTTGGGGATTACTTCCGTAGCGATAGCTTTTTCGCTAATTCCGGCTATTCACAAATTACCGGGTACACACATTGCGGGAGAATACTTAATATTAATGTTTTGTGTAGGTATGGGCGGAATGGTTAGCCTTGAGCAAATGGGTAATATGGGCGGAGAAGTAGCTCAGTTTATGGGCAGTGTACTATTGCTGTCAATTATTTTTCACTACATAAGCTGTTGGATAGTAGGTATAGATTCTGATGTTACTATTGTTACAAACGTAGCGGCGATATTTAATCCGGCGTTTGTTCCTCCGGTAGTTCAGGCTATTAAGAAGCCGGAAATGCTTTTTTCTGGAATTGCAATGGGGCTTTTGGGCTTTGCTATCGGAAATTATCTTGGAATAACATTATCTCTCTGGCTTCGCTCAATATTATCAAATGGATGA
- the rpsL gene encoding 30S ribosomal protein S12, translated as MPTIQQLIRTGRETKTWKTKSPALASCPQKRGVCTRVYTTTPKKPNSALRKVAKVKLVNGYEVIAYIPGEGHNLQEHSIVLIRGGRVKDLPGVRYHIVRGALDTAGVNNRKQSRSKYGTKKNVKPAAKPGSKK; from the coding sequence ATGCCAACTATACAACAACTTATTCGTACGGGTCGTGAGACAAAAACGTGGAAAACGAAGTCTCCGGCGTTAGCATCGTGCCCACAAAAACGTGGAGTATGTACCCGTGTTTACACAACCACTCCCAAGAAGCCAAACTCAGCCCTACGCAAAGTAGCTAAAGTAAAGTTGGTCAATGGCTATGAAGTGATTGCTTACATTCCCGGCGAAGGTCATAACTTACAAGAACACTCAATAGTATTGATTCGTGGCGGTAGGGTAAAAGACTTACCAGGAGTGCGTTATCACATCGTTCGCGGTGCATTAGACACTGCAGGTGTAAATAACCGTAAACAAAGCCGCTCTAAATACGGAACAAAGAAAAATGTTAAACCAGCCGCTAAACCCGGAAGCAAAAAATAA
- the rpsG gene encoding 30S ribosomal protein S7, whose product MRKQRAIKREITPDPKYNSELVARFVNTMMVDGKKSVSYRIFCNAIDIVERKLEQPGLEIFHRAVENVMPLVEVKSRRVGGATFQVPTEIRPDRRISVGIKWIINYSRKRGEKSMQDRLAAELIAASKGEGASVKKKDDTHRMAEANKAFSHFRF is encoded by the coding sequence ATGAGAAAGCAGCGAGCTATTAAGCGAGAAATTACTCCAGATCCGAAATACAACAGCGAACTTGTAGCAAGATTCGTTAATACAATGATGGTTGATGGCAAAAAAAGTGTTTCATACCGTATTTTTTGTAACGCAATAGATATTGTAGAGCGTAAATTAGAACAACCCGGCTTAGAAATATTTCACAGAGCCGTAGAAAATGTGATGCCTTTGGTTGAAGTAAAAAGCCGTAGAGTAGGAGGCGCAACATTCCAAGTACCTACCGAAATCCGCCCAGACCGCCGTATATCCGTCGGTATCAAATGGATTATCAACTACAGCCGCAAAAGAGGTGAAAAATCAATGCAAGATCGCCTCGCTGCCGAACTTATTGCCGCTTCCAAAGGAGAAGGAGCATCAGTAAAGAAAAAAGACGATACCCACCGTATGGCCGAAGCTAACAAAGCCTTTTCCCACTTTCGTTTCTAA
- the fusA gene encoding elongation factor G: protein MSQDKFSKVDLHNTRNIGIMAHIDAGKTTTSERILYYTGLVHKIGEVHEGAATMDWMEQEQERGITITSAATTTYWKYRDKPYRINLIDTPGHVDFTVEVERSLRILDGAVALFCSVGGVQPQSETVWRQANKYKVPRLAFVNKMDRAGADFFKVVTQIKERLKANPIPLQVPIGSEDTFRGVVDLITKQAIIWNEHDKGMTYEVVPIPQDLVEDVENWRRFLIEQVAEFDDSLMEKYFTDETTITEDELNEAIKKATHAFKVTPVMCGSSFKNKGVQTMLDAVIKFLPSPLDMPPTIGSDPKTGESITRNPNKNEPFTALAFKIMTDPYVGRLAFFRVYSGTLDSGSYVLNTRTGEKERISRILQMHANKQNPIDSVEAGDIAAAVGFKNIRTGDTLCALDSPIILESISFPEPVIELAVEPKTQADADKMSTALQKLSEEDPTFRVKTDEESGQTIISGMGELHLEIIMDRMKREFKVEVNEGQPQVAYRETITKNKVHRELFKKQSGGRGKFADIHVEYSPIEGYKGFEFVNEIKGGVIPKEYIPSIEKGIRGALTDGVIAGFPVEGIRVRLFDGSYHEVDSDALSFELCGRYSVRAACSEAGPIILEPIMKVEVETPDDYMGPIVGDLNRRRGQINSMTSRYGMQVVVALVPLSEMFGYVTQLRTLSSGRAISTMEFSHYEPTPRNIQEEVVAKSKGIKESQKA, encoded by the coding sequence ATGTCCCAAGATAAATTCTCAAAAGTTGACCTGCATAATACCCGAAATATTGGGATTATGGCGCACATTGATGCCGGCAAAACAACTACTAGTGAGCGCATTTTGTATTACACAGGACTTGTTCATAAAATTGGAGAAGTTCATGAAGGCGCAGCTACTATGGACTGGATGGAACAGGAACAGGAACGCGGAATTACAATTACCTCGGCAGCTACTACCACTTACTGGAAATATAGAGATAAACCTTATCGAATTAACCTAATAGACACTCCCGGACACGTAGATTTTACCGTTGAAGTAGAGCGTTCTTTACGGATATTAGATGGCGCAGTAGCGTTATTCTGCTCCGTAGGCGGAGTTCAGCCACAATCAGAAACAGTTTGGAGACAAGCTAATAAATACAAAGTCCCACGGCTCGCTTTCGTGAACAAAATGGATAGAGCAGGCGCAGACTTCTTTAAAGTAGTAACACAAATTAAAGAACGCCTAAAAGCTAATCCAATCCCACTACAAGTTCCTATTGGCAGTGAAGATACCTTTCGCGGTGTTGTTGACTTAATAACCAAACAAGCAATTATCTGGAACGAGCATGATAAAGGAATGACATACGAAGTAGTTCCAATACCACAAGACCTCGTTGAAGATGTAGAAAATTGGAGAAGATTCCTAATCGAACAAGTAGCCGAATTCGATGATTCCTTGATGGAAAAATATTTTACAGATGAAACTACCATCACCGAAGATGAACTAAATGAAGCAATAAAAAAAGCGACCCATGCATTTAAGGTTACACCTGTAATGTGCGGATCTTCTTTCAAAAACAAAGGAGTTCAAACGATGTTAGATGCAGTTATTAAGTTTCTACCATCTCCTTTGGATATGCCACCAACGATAGGAAGCGACCCTAAAACCGGTGAATCTATTACTCGTAACCCCAACAAAAATGAGCCTTTTACAGCATTAGCATTTAAGATTATGACTGATCCGTATGTAGGACGTTTAGCATTTTTTAGGGTATATTCCGGCACATTAGATAGTGGATCATACGTCTTAAATACCCGCACGGGTGAAAAAGAACGTATCAGCCGCATCTTACAAATGCACGCTAATAAACAGAATCCTATTGATAGCGTAGAAGCTGGAGATATTGCGGCAGCCGTAGGATTTAAAAATATACGGACAGGAGACACCTTGTGTGCATTAGATAGCCCCATTATTTTAGAATCTATATCTTTCCCTGAACCAGTTATAGAACTTGCAGTAGAGCCTAAAACTCAGGCTGATGCCGACAAAATGTCCACAGCTCTCCAAAAACTATCAGAAGAAGATCCAACTTTCCGAGTAAAAACCGACGAAGAATCTGGACAAACAATTATATCCGGTATGGGTGAACTTCACCTCGAGATTATCATGGATAGAATGAAGCGGGAGTTCAAAGTAGAGGTTAATGAAGGCCAACCACAGGTTGCTTACAGAGAAACTATAACTAAAAATAAAGTTCACCGCGAACTATTCAAAAAACAATCTGGTGGTCGTGGAAAATTCGCCGATATTCACGTAGAATATTCCCCTATTGAAGGCTATAAAGGATTTGAATTTGTTAATGAAATCAAAGGTGGCGTAATCCCCAAAGAATATATTCCGTCTATTGAAAAAGGTATAAGAGGCGCACTTACAGACGGAGTAATAGCAGGATTTCCAGTTGAAGGAATTCGCGTTCGGCTATTTGACGGCTCTTATCATGAGGTTGACTCGGATGCTTTATCTTTTGAACTCTGCGGACGTTATTCAGTGCGCGCAGCTTGCTCAGAAGCCGGCCCGATTATCCTTGAACCTATTATGAAGGTAGAGGTAGAAACCCCAGACGATTATATGGGTCCCATTGTAGGAGACCTAAACCGCCGCAGAGGCCAGATTAATTCAATGACATCTCGATATGGTATGCAAGTAGTAGTTGCATTAGTGCCACTATCAGAAATGTTTGGCTATGTAACACAACTTAGAACCCTATCTTCGGGAAGAGCTATTTCTACAATGGAGTTTTCTCATTATGAACCAACTCCAAGAAATATTCAAGAAGAAGTAGTTGCTAAATCAAAGGGAATTAAAGAAAGTCAAAAAGCATAA
- the rpsJ gene encoding 30S ribosomal protein S10: protein MKQRIRIKLKSYDHTLVDRSAEKIVKTVKSTQAIVSGPIPLPTEKKIITVNRSPHVNKESREQFQVCTHKRLIDILSSSSKTVDALMKLELPSGVDVEIKV, encoded by the coding sequence ATGAAGCAGCGCATCCGTATCAAATTAAAATCATACGACCATACTCTGGTAGATCGGTCAGCAGAAAAAATTGTTAAAACAGTAAAGAGTACCCAAGCTATAGTTAGCGGCCCAATACCACTGCCTACAGAGAAGAAAATTATTACCGTAAACCGCTCACCACACGTAAACAAAGAATCTCGTGAGCAGTTTCAGGTGTGTACTCACAAAAGACTTATAGATATATTAAGTTCAAGTAGTAAAACAGTTGATGCTCTGATGAAGTTAGAGCTTCCAAGTGGTGTAGATGTAGAAATTAAAGTTTAG
- the rplC gene encoding 50S ribosomal protein L3 produces the protein MAGIIGKKLGMTSIFDEDRRQIACTVILAGPCVVTQIKTNEKDGYEAVQLAFDDKKEKNTSQPLLGHFKKATTTPKRKLAEFELDVTTYALGDTVSASSFTEGDLVDVVGTSKGKGFQGVVKRHGFAGVGGQTHGQHNRLRAPGSMGAGSDPSRVFKGKKLGGRMGNQRTTISNLRVLRVLSDKNVIIVSGNIPGANGSYVLIKN, from the coding sequence ATGGCGGGAATAATAGGGAAAAAGCTGGGAATGACCAGCATATTTGATGAAGATCGCCGACAAATAGCATGTACGGTTATTTTGGCAGGTCCTTGCGTTGTTACGCAAATCAAAACAAATGAAAAAGATGGCTACGAAGCAGTTCAGTTGGCCTTTGATGATAAGAAAGAAAAAAATACTTCCCAACCTTTATTAGGGCATTTTAAGAAAGCTACTACGACTCCAAAGCGTAAACTCGCTGAGTTTGAATTAGATGTAACTACTTATGCCTTAGGAGACACTGTGTCTGCATCATCCTTTACAGAGGGTGATTTAGTTGATGTTGTTGGTACCTCTAAAGGAAAAGGTTTTCAAGGAGTAGTTAAGAGACACGGTTTTGCGGGCGTTGGAGGCCAAACACACGGCCAACATAATAGATTACGCGCCCCCGGTTCTATGGGCGCAGGCTCAGATCCATCTCGGGTATTTAAAGGAAAAAAACTCGGCGGAAGAATGGGTAATCAACGGACTACAATATCTAATCTGCGTGTACTGCGTGTCTTGTCAGATAAAAACGTAATTATTGTTTCCGGAAATATCCCCGGTGCTAATGGTTCTTATGTATTGATAAAAAATTAA
- the rplD gene encoding 50S ribosomal protein L4 — MELPVYSVQGKTTGASIVLEDSIFAIEPNDHAIYLDVRMLQANQRRGTHKTKDRSEVRGSTKKPFKQKGTGNARQGQRRSPLFKGGGTIFGPRPRDYSFSINKKVKKLARKSALTYKARESKIIIVESFSIEKPKTKDFIKILKNFNLESSKVLLILPSQNKNVHLSARNISTAQVQPALQFTTIDVLHCDQLIIVKDAVNQLNTLLA; from the coding sequence ATGGAATTACCAGTTTATTCGGTTCAAGGAAAGACTACCGGTGCTTCTATTGTTTTAGAGGACTCTATTTTTGCAATAGAACCAAATGATCACGCGATATATTTGGACGTTCGGATGCTTCAGGCAAATCAACGTAGAGGCACACACAAAACTAAAGATCGCTCAGAAGTACGAGGAAGTACTAAAAAGCCATTCAAACAAAAAGGCACTGGAAATGCCCGGCAAGGACAAAGAAGAAGCCCACTTTTTAAAGGAGGTGGAACGATTTTTGGCCCTCGCCCAAGAGATTACTCCTTTTCTATTAACAAAAAGGTAAAGAAACTGGCCAGAAAAAGCGCATTAACCTATAAAGCACGGGAAAGTAAAATCATTATAGTCGAAAGTTTCTCCATCGAAAAACCCAAAACAAAAGATTTTATAAAAATATTAAAAAACTTTAACCTTGAAAGTTCAAAAGTTTTATTAATTTTGCCGTCCCAAAACAAAAACGTGCACTTGTCAGCCAGAAATATTTCGACAGCTCAGGTACAACCTGCGTTACAATTTACAACAATAGATGTATTACATTGTGACCAGCTTATTATAGTTAAAGATGCTGTTAATCAATTAAATACATTATTAGCATAA
- the rplW gene encoding 50S ribosomal protein L23, with amino-acid sequence MSIIIKPIQTEKTTKIGQKHKKYVFEVGLSANKIEIRKAIETMFGVIVESVQTNITIGKSRSRMSKRGFIQGKSSNRKKATITLKEGQEINFNENLS; translated from the coding sequence ATGTCAATTATCATAAAACCCATTCAGACAGAAAAAACTACGAAGATAGGGCAAAAACATAAAAAATATGTTTTTGAGGTTGGTCTTAGTGCTAATAAAATAGAGATACGTAAGGCAATCGAAACTATGTTTGGGGTTATTGTGGAATCTGTGCAGACAAATATCACTATAGGTAAAAGCAGAAGTAGAATGTCTAAACGTGGCTTCATTCAAGGGAAGTCTTCTAACAGAAAAAAAGCAACAATAACCTTAAAAGAGGGTCAGGAAATTAATTTTAACGAAAATTTAAGCTAA
- the rplB gene encoding 50S ribosomal protein L2, producing MGIRKLRPLTPGQRFRSVSDFSEITTDKPERSLLTTISKSGGRNGVGRMTVRYVGGGHKKRYRIIDFKRNKHGVPAVVKTIEYDPHRSARIALLFYKDGEKRYIIAPDKLKVGQTVVSGTGSEPSVGNALPLKEIPLGAIIHNIELQPGKGAAMARSAGTHAQLSAKEGRYATLKLPSGETRLVLNDCLATIGSVGNADHMNILLGKAGRNRWLGRRPRVRGVAMNPVDHPMGGGEGKASGGHPRSRNGIKAKGQKTRNKKKVSSKLIISRRKK from the coding sequence ATGGGTATTCGTAAACTTCGCCCCTTAACTCCCGGTCAACGTTTCCGCTCTGTGTCTGATTTCTCAGAAATCACCACAGATAAGCCAGAACGTTCCTTATTAACAACTATTTCAAAATCTGGCGGAAGAAATGGTGTAGGCCGTATGACTGTACGCTATGTAGGAGGCGGTCATAAAAAACGGTATCGTATTATTGACTTCAAGCGCAATAAACATGGTGTTCCGGCAGTAGTTAAAACTATAGAATATGATCCACATCGTTCCGCAAGGATAGCATTACTTTTCTATAAAGACGGTGAAAAACGTTATATTATTGCACCAGATAAGTTGAAAGTTGGGCAGACAGTAGTATCTGGTACGGGTAGCGAACCTTCAGTCGGAAATGCTTTACCATTAAAAGAGATTCCATTAGGTGCTATTATTCACAATATTGAACTACAGCCCGGAAAAGGTGCAGCGATGGCACGTAGTGCCGGCACTCATGCCCAGTTGAGTGCAAAGGAAGGACGTTATGCCACCTTAAAATTACCATCCGGAGAAACAAGATTAGTACTAAATGACTGTTTAGCAACTATTGGATCTGTTGGAAATGCTGACCACATGAATATATTGTTGGGTAAAGCTGGTAGAAACCGTTGGTTGGGGCGTCGTCCACGCGTACGAGGAGTCGCTATGAACCCGGTAGATCATCCAATGGGCGGAGGTGAAGGAAAAGCCTCCGGTGGCCACCCACGTTCCAGAAATGGAATCAAGGCAAAAGGCCAAAAAACACGTAATAAAAAGAAAGTTTCATCAAAACTGATTATTTCTCGTCGCAAAAAGTAA
- the rpsS gene encoding 30S ribosomal protein S19 produces the protein MPRSLKKGPFIEPTLERKVLKMNEKGEKKVIKTWSRRSMISPDFVGHTFSVHNGRSFIPVLATENMVGHKLGEFAPTRTFKGHAGSKNAKGNSKGKKS, from the coding sequence ATGCCACGTTCACTAAAAAAAGGCCCATTTATAGAGCCTACTTTAGAACGGAAAGTTCTAAAAATGAATGAAAAGGGTGAGAAAAAAGTTATCAAGACATGGTCTCGCCGCTCTATGATATCACCTGATTTTGTAGGTCATACTTTTTCTGTTCACAATGGGAGGAGCTTTATTCCTGTACTTGCAACAGAAAATATGGTAGGGCATAAGTTAGGTGAGTTTGCCCCAACACGCACATTTAAAGGTCACGCAGGCTCTAAAAACGCCAAAGGTAACAGTAAAGGGAAAAAAAGCTAA
- the rplV gene encoding 50S ribosomal protein L22 — protein MTRKEKIAAGIEKPIKKNKRIQAKYKGAKKSECKVFLSDERTSPRKMRLLADAIRGKKLSDALNFLALSPRHASTPLRKLLLNGYHSYIQKFEQLEQDELFVSLIMVDGGPMLKRLRPAPQGRGHRIRKRSNHVTVVLNQIIEKN, from the coding sequence ATGACCCGCAAAGAAAAAATTGCGGCAGGTATAGAAAAGCCAATTAAAAAAAATAAACGCATACAAGCTAAGTATAAGGGTGCAAAAAAATCTGAATGCAAGGTATTCCTATCAGATGAACGGACATCCCCGCGTAAAATGCGTCTGTTGGCAGATGCTATCAGAGGGAAAAAATTATCCGATGCCCTTAACTTTTTAGCACTCTCCCCAAGACACGCTTCAACCCCGCTTAGAAAACTGCTTTTAAATGGTTATCATTCATATATCCAAAAATTTGAGCAGTTAGAGCAAGATGAACTCTTTGTATCTCTAATTATGGTAGATGGTGGACCAATGCTGAAAAGACTACGCCCCGCACCTCAAGGACGTGGCCACAGAATCAGAAAAAGATCTAACCATGTTACAGTTGTTTTAAATCAGATAATCGAAAAGAATTAA
- the rpsC gene encoding 30S ribosomal protein S3: MGQKTHPIGLRLGIIKGWESNWFGGTKYAEKLIEDEKIRNYIRKRIPRAGISKIAIERTLKRVIVTVHTSRPGIVIGKSGSEVDKLKDELKKMTQKDVQLNIFEIKRPELDARLVADNIVQQLESRVSFRRAMKSAITATMRAGAEGIKVICSGRLGGAEMARTESYKEGRVPLHTLRADIDYALSEALTIYGIIGVKVWVFRGEIYGKVDLAPTAATNQSNNRSANNANRENRPEKRQFRERDNNRERRPKRK; this comes from the coding sequence ATGGGCCAAAAGACACACCCTATTGGACTACGCTTAGGAATCATAAAAGGCTGGGAATCAAATTGGTTTGGCGGCACAAAATATGCTGAAAAACTTATTGAAGACGAAAAAATTCGCAACTATATTAGAAAACGCATTCCAAGAGCTGGAATTTCTAAAATTGCCATAGAAAGAACCTTAAAAAGGGTCATCGTAACTGTGCATACTTCCCGCCCTGGTATTGTTATTGGAAAGAGTGGATCTGAAGTAGATAAGTTGAAAGATGAACTCAAAAAAATGACTCAAAAAGATGTTCAGTTGAATATTTTTGAAATTAAGAGGCCGGAGTTAGATGCCCGATTAGTAGCCGATAATATCGTACAACAATTAGAGTCAAGGGTTTCATTTAGAAGAGCAATGAAATCAGCGATTACTGCGACTATGCGGGCTGGTGCAGAAGGTATTAAGGTGATATGTTCCGGACGTTTAGGTGGAGCAGAAATGGCGAGAACAGAGTCTTACAAGGAAGGCCGTGTACCGCTGCATACTTTACGCGCAGATATTGATTATGCTTTATCAGAAGCCCTAACTATTTACGGAATTATAGGCGTTAAAGTATGGGTTTTCCGTGGTGAAATTTACGGAAAAGTTGATTTAGCCCCTACTGCTGCTACCAACCAATCTAATAATAGATCGGCTAATAATGCCAATAGAGAAAATCGTCCCGAAAAGAGACAATTTAGGGAAAGAGATAATAATAGAGAACGCCGCCCGAAACGAAAATAA
- the rplP gene encoding 50S ribosomal protein L16 has protein sequence MLLPKRTKFRKQQKGRVKGMATRGAEIAFGSYGLKSLDPLWITSRQIESARIALTRYLKREGRVWIRIFPDKPITKKPAEVRMGKGKGSPEFWVAVVKPGTILFEADGIAADAAKEAMRLAAQKLPGKMKFVTRRDL, from the coding sequence ATGTTACTTCCAAAAAGAACTAAATTCCGTAAGCAACAAAAAGGCCGCGTAAAAGGAATGGCAACACGCGGTGCGGAAATAGCGTTTGGTTCCTACGGTCTTAAATCATTAGACCCACTATGGATAACCAGTCGCCAAATAGAATCAGCTCGTATTGCCCTAACACGTTATTTAAAACGCGAAGGTCGAGTTTGGATTCGAATATTTCCAGATAAACCAATTACCAAAAAACCTGCAGAAGTACGTATGGGAAAAGGTAAAGGAAGCCCCGAATTCTGGGTAGCAGTAGTGAAACCCGGTACAATATTATTTGAAGCAGACGGAATCGCCGCAGATGCAGCTAAAGAAGCTATGCGCCTAGCAGCACAAAAACTTCCCGGTAAAATGAAATTTGTAACCCGTAGAGATCTCTGA
- the rpmC gene encoding 50S ribosomal protein L29, with amino-acid sequence MTNIELREFSDNDLTNMVIEDKAALDKLKFAHYVSGIENPAKIMQLRRKIARIKTILTQRKKGIR; translated from the coding sequence ATGACTAATATTGAACTAAGAGAATTTTCTGATAACGACTTGACTAATATGGTAATAGAAGATAAAGCTGCATTAGATAAACTCAAGTTTGCCCATTACGTATCCGGAATAGAAAATCCGGCAAAAATCATGCAACTGCGCCGCAAAATAGCACGCATTAAAACAATTTTAACACAACGAAAGAAAGGAATTCGCTAA
- the rpsQ gene encoding 30S ribosomal protein S17, translating into MEVTSENQAEKPLDRNHRKERIGKVTSNKMAKSIVVSVQRKIEHPIYRKYIKRTTKFVAHDENNDANIGDTVRIMETRPLSKTKRWRLVEILERAK; encoded by the coding sequence ATGGAAGTTACTTCAGAAAATCAAGCAGAAAAACCCCTTGATAGAAATCATAGAAAAGAACGAATCGGCAAAGTAACTAGCAATAAAATGGCTAAATCTATTGTTGTTTCTGTTCAGCGAAAAATAGAACATCCTATTTACCGTAAATACATTAAGCGGACAACAAAATTTGTTGCCCATGACGAAAATAATGATGCGAATATTGGTGACACTGTCCGCATTATGGAAACGCGCCCATTGAGCAAAACGAAACGTTGGAGATTAGTTGAAATTTTAGAGAGAGCTAAGTAA
- the rplN gene encoding 50S ribosomal protein L14, with product MIQQESRLKAADNSGAKELLCIRVLGGTRRRYATLGDKIVCSVKSAMPNAAIKKGDVVKAVIVRTRKEVRRKDGSYIRFDENAAVIINAMNEPRGTRIFGPVARELREKQFMKIISLAPEVI from the coding sequence ATGATACAGCAAGAATCACGACTAAAAGCCGCAGATAACAGCGGAGCTAAAGAGTTACTTTGTATCCGAGTACTGGGAGGTACTAGACGCCGTTATGCTACGCTTGGCGATAAGATAGTTTGTTCGGTAAAATCGGCTATGCCAAACGCTGCCATAAAAAAAGGAGATGTCGTTAAGGCAGTGATAGTTCGCACCAGAAAAGAAGTTCGTAGAAAAGACGGTTCTTATATCCGCTTTGACGAAAATGCAGCCGTTATAATCAATGCGATGAACGAACCAAGAGGTACGCGCATATTCGGTCCTGTTGCCAGAGAACTCCGAGAAAAACAGTTTATGAAAATTATTTCTTTAGCCCCAGAAGTTATATAA
- the rplX gene encoding 50S ribosomal protein L24: MIKNTLYPKHKKLHVKTGDLVKVLSGDYKGVEARIVRMYPTKQTAIVEGVNIIKKRMKPDQQNPNGRVLEMESPIRVCKLQLIDPKTGKSTRIGRVRNPNGRGLIRVSKKTKQPI, from the coding sequence ATGATTAAGAATACTTTATATCCAAAACACAAAAAATTACACGTCAAAACAGGGGACTTAGTAAAGGTTTTGTCAGGAGATTACAAAGGTGTTGAGGCAAGAATTGTTAGAATGTATCCAACAAAGCAGACAGCTATTGTTGAGGGAGTTAATATTATCAAAAAGCGTATGAAGCCAGATCAACAGAACCCTAACGGAAGGGTGTTAGAAATGGAGTCTCCAATACGAGTTTGCAAACTACAGCTAATTGACCCCAAAACCGGCAAAAGCACTCGGATTGGAAGAGTTAGAAACCCTAATGGAAGGGGATTAATTCGTGTCAGCAAAAAAACTAAACAGCCAATTTAA